Within the Bacteroidales bacterium genome, the region TATCATCCATGGAACTGGCGTGGATGGTGGGATTTTGGCACAGGTGCCTTCGGTGATATGGCCTGCCATGTTATCGATCCTGCCTATCAGGCCTTAAAGTTGGGATACCCGGACAAAGTTCGTGGAAGCTCAACCGAATTCAACACCGAATCGGCACCCGAGGCAGAAACAGTGGAATATTCCTTCCTGTCAAGGAAAAGCCTGTCAAAAGTTGACATGCCTTCTGCCAAGCTTTACTGGTATGACGGCGGATTGCTGCCGATGCGCTCAGATGTGATCCCTGAAGATGAAGACCTTATGGAAGACAACATGGGAGGATGCCTCTTTATAGGATCCAAAGACGCCCTTCTGTGCAATACCGGCGGATATAACCCCCGGCTGGTCTCAGGCAGAGTACCCCGGGTAGAACCTCAGCTCAGACGGATACCCGGTGATACGGATTCGGGTTATGTGGACGGACCCCATGAACAGGATTGGATCAGGGCATGCAAAGAACCGGCGGAGAGCAGGACGGAAACATCATCCAATTTTTCCTATGCCGGGCCATTTAATGAAATGGTACTGCTTGGTGTACTGGCCGTGCGCTTGAAAGCCCTTGGCAAGCCCCTGCAATGGGACGGTGAAAACATGAAGATAACCAACATTTCTGAGAATGAAACTTTGCAAGTAATGACAAGCGATGATTTTGAGATAAAAAACGGGCATCCGCACTTCAATAAACAATACGCAACACTGAATGCCCTGGAAACTGCCAGGGAATACATCAAACATACTTACCGTGAAGGATGGGAACTTTAACCCGAATAATTCAAGAATTATTCCTGTCTCCGACAGCGACTAAGTCGGGGTTAAAATCCTTTCAAAATTGGATTTGAAACCAAAACCACAATGAAAATGAAGAGTCATTCTGCAAAAAGTGAAACAAATATTTCTTACTTATTGACTATAAGTATTATAGCTTCATTAGGCGGTTTAATGTTTGGTTTTGACATGGCCATCATATCCGGTACTGTTCCTTTTATCACGGACTATTTCGATTTAAGTGATCTGCAATTGGGCTGGGGAGTTAGCTCAATGCTGGTGGGGGCTGTCATTGGTGCCATGTTTGCAGGCAATCTGGCCGACCGTTTCGGAAGAAGGCGTATGCTTATTATAACTGCCCTGTTTTTCGCCATTTCAGCTTTAGGCACGGGGCTGGCCCAGAATTTCACCTTTTTCTACATGATGAGGATATTGGGAGGCATAGCAGTTGGTGCAGGTTCTGCACTTTCACCCATGTATATCTCCGAAGTTTCTCCTTCACAATACCGGGGAAGAATGGTGGTTTTATATCAGATGTCCATTGTTGTGGGTATCTTAATTTCCTATATAGTAAATTATGGGTTGCATGATATAGGAGAAAACAACTGGCGCTGGATGTTTGCCACAGGGACACTGCCTTCGGTCATATTCTTCGTCCTTCTGTTCATAGTACCCAAGAGTCCCCGCTGGTTATATAAAAAAGGGTATACCAATCAAGCATACAACATACTTAAAAATGTCGGAGGTACAGCAAACGCGGATTATGAGATCGCTGAGATAAAGGAAAGCCTTAAACAGGCACATGCCAGATTTCGTGAATTATTTCAGCCCGGCTTACGGCGTGTCATGATCATAGGAATTGTTCTGGCCATATTGGTGCAGATGACCGGTATCAATACCATCATTGATTATGCTCCCAAAGTGCTTGAAGATGTTGGAGTCGAAGTTGGAGAGGCCCTTTTTTACAATATCGGCATCGGGCTCATTAATTTTTTGTTTACCTGGGTAGCAGTGTTACTGATCGACCGGGCAGGCAGGAGAAAATTGTATATTGTAGGTTCTGCAGGGATGGTAATGGCTATGGTATTTCTCTCCGTTGCCTTCTCACTGGAAAATGTCAGTGGAATCTTAATCCTTGTGTTTATGTTTCTTTTCATAAGTTTCTTTGCTTCCTGCATCGGACCGGTATTCTGGACACTTATGTCGGAAATATTCCCGAACAAGGCCCGCGGAACGGCTATGTCGGTAGCTGTAGTTACCAACTGGATATTCAACTGGCTGGTGGTATTTATCTTCCCGGGGATGATGGGATCGTACGGGGGAACTGTCACCTATGGATTCCTGGCAGTAATGAGCCTCATCCTTCTGATTGTTGCAGTAAGGTATCTTCCCGAAACCAAGGGAAAAACGCTTGAAGAGATAGAAATGATCTGGCAGCCCAAAGACTAGTTTATGTTGGATGAGTCCGGGCTAAAAAATGTTATACTTAAATAATTCTAATTATGAAAGCATCCATGACATCCAAAGAACGCATACACAAAGCCCTCAGTCACGAAACTCCCGATAAGATGCCCATTGACATGGGAAGCACCGGCGTTACCGGGGTTCATTGCCTTATTGTTGAAAAACTCAGGGAATATTACGGCCTGGATAAAAAGCCGGTCAAAGTGATCGATCCTTACCAGATGCTGGGCGAAGTAGATCAGGAGCTGATCGACATCATTGGCATCGATGTGATCGGGGCCGGTGGGAGAAACAACATGTTCGGCTTTCCCAACGAAAACTGGAAAGAATTTGAGACGCCCTGGGGCCAGACCGTGCTGGTGGGAGAAAAATTCAATCACAGCTATGATGATGACGGCAGCATTCTTATTCATCCGCAGGGAGATACCTCCGCTCCACCCAGCGGACGTATGCCTAAGGACAGCTATTTTTTCGATACCATCATTCGTCAGGAGGCTTTTGATGAAGACCGGCTCGACCCGAAGGACAACCTGGAAGAATTCGGCTATGCAGATGAAGAAGATATAGAACACTGGAAAAAAGTGGTGGAAAACCTAAAAGGTACAGATAAAGCCGTTATCGGTAATTTCGGTGATACCGGACTGGGTGATATTGCCCTGGTGCCCGCCCCGTTTATGAAGTATCCAAAAGGCATCCGCGATATCACCGAATGGTACATGTCAACCGTAATGCGCCCGGACTATGTAAAAACCATATTCGACCGGCAAACCGACATTGCTATTGAGAATATGAAAACACTCAAAGATGTGGTTGGCGATACATTCGATATTCTCTACATCTGCGGCACCGATCTCGGTACGCAGGATTCTCAGTTCTGCTCACCGGAGACATTCGACGAGCTATGGCTGCCCTATTACAAAAAAGTGAACGACTGGATCCATCAAAACACCAACTGGAAAACTTTCAAGCACTGCTGCGGCGCCATCGAACCCCTCCTGCCCAACCTGATCCGGGCAGGCTTCGACATCATCAACCCGGTGCAGATCAACGCGGCCGGAATGGATCCCCGACACTTGAAACAACAATATGGCAACCAGGTGACCTTCTGGGGCGGCGGCGTCGACACCCAGAAAGTGTTGCCCTACGGCAAACCGGAACAGGTCAGGGAGGATGTGCTGCGGAACTGCGAAATATTTTCAAAGGACGGCGGGTTTGTATTCAACACCGTTCACAACATCCAGGCCAACGTGCCCCTGGAAAATGTAGTGGCCATGATCAATGCATTCAAAGAATTTAATGGGGAGAAATAAGGAATTGTCCTGAACATTTGATATTTTTGGATCAATTAATAACACCCATCGAATGGGAAAAATACTTATAATCTATGGAACAACTACTGGAAAATGTCAGCTATTGTATTGAATTCGGCAAGGTAGACCAAAAAACGCCCTATCCTCCGGACATGAAAGGAAAAGAAGGAGCGGATGAACTCACCCGCCAGGCATTGAATGAGGGTTTCAAGGCAAAGGAAATTTTGGATAATGCCCTCTTTCCTGCTATGAGCAGGGTGGGAGAAAAATTCAAGGCCAACAAGATCTTTGTCCCCCAGGTGCTGATGTCGGCAA harbors:
- a CDS encoding Gfo/Idh/MocA family oxidoreductase, translated to MNSRRNFIKKATVLASGITILPSFTVSGLGHKAPSDKMNIVGVGIGGKGFANLKAMATENIIGLCDVDWEYADKCFKHFPNARKYWDWRKMFDELGDSIDGVMISTPDHTHAIIAARAMELGKHVYCQKPLTHSIYESRLLTRLAAKQKVATQMGNQGNSGDGVRRLCEWIWNGEIGEVREVHTWTNRPIWPQGLERPSEKMKIPEHLNWDLFIGPAPMRPYNEIYHPWNWRGWWDFGTGAFGDMACHVIDPAYQALKLGYPDKVRGSSTEFNTESAPEAETVEYSFLSRKSLSKVDMPSAKLYWYDGGLLPMRSDVIPEDEDLMEDNMGGCLFIGSKDALLCNTGGYNPRLVSGRVPRVEPQLRRIPGDTDSGYVDGPHEQDWIRACKEPAESRTETSSNFSYAGPFNEMVLLGVLAVRLKALGKPLQWDGENMKITNISENETLQVMTSDDFEIKNGHPHFNKQYATLNALETAREYIKHTYREGWEL
- a CDS encoding sugar porter family MFS transporter, encoding MKSHSAKSETNISYLLTISIIASLGGLMFGFDMAIISGTVPFITDYFDLSDLQLGWGVSSMLVGAVIGAMFAGNLADRFGRRRMLIITALFFAISALGTGLAQNFTFFYMMRILGGIAVGAGSALSPMYISEVSPSQYRGRMVVLYQMSIVVGILISYIVNYGLHDIGENNWRWMFATGTLPSVIFFVLLFIVPKSPRWLYKKGYTNQAYNILKNVGGTANADYEIAEIKESLKQAHARFRELFQPGLRRVMIIGIVLAILVQMTGINTIIDYAPKVLEDVGVEVGEALFYNIGIGLINFLFTWVAVLLIDRAGRRKLYIVGSAGMVMAMVFLSVAFSLENVSGILILVFMFLFISFFASCIGPVFWTLMSEIFPNKARGTAMSVAVVTNWIFNWLVVFIFPGMMGSYGGTVTYGFLAVMSLILLIVAVRYLPETKGKTLEEIEMIWQPKD
- a CDS encoding methyltransferase; protein product: MTSKERIHKALSHETPDKMPIDMGSTGVTGVHCLIVEKLREYYGLDKKPVKVIDPYQMLGEVDQELIDIIGIDVIGAGGRNNMFGFPNENWKEFETPWGQTVLVGEKFNHSYDDDGSILIHPQGDTSAPPSGRMPKDSYFFDTIIRQEAFDEDRLDPKDNLEEFGYADEEDIEHWKKVVENLKGTDKAVIGNFGDTGLGDIALVPAPFMKYPKGIRDITEWYMSTVMRPDYVKTIFDRQTDIAIENMKTLKDVVGDTFDILYICGTDLGTQDSQFCSPETFDELWLPYYKKVNDWIHQNTNWKTFKHCCGAIEPLLPNLIRAGFDIINPVQINAAGMDPRHLKQQYGNQVTFWGGGVDTQKVLPYGKPEQVREDVLRNCEIFSKDGGFVFNTVHNIQANVPLENVVAMINAFKEFNGEK
- a CDS encoding B12-binding domain-containing protein, with product MEQLLENVSYCIEFGKVDQKTPYPPDMKGKEGADELTRQALNEGFKAKEILDNALFPAMSRVGEKFKANKIFVPQVLMSA